CAGGGCATCTGTATGTCTCCTTAACTAATCCGAATCTCCAAGTCGGATCTGAGAGAGTGTTATCTCTAGATATTGCAGCGGATCCCCTAATAAAATATCCCATTGAAccaaaacatttttgttttggtGATTGTATCTCAAATCGTGTTGTGGTCATTTCAACATTGTCAGTTACAGTAATTTTGTCTACTGTCAGGACTCCTGTTTCAGCTACTGTCTCACTAGGGTTAAACCCTGGCCCCTACACCCCCCAGGAGCCCTCAGTATGTCTCTCTGGTGCATGCCTAAACCATCCAGGGCCACATCCCTCCATTCTCCCATTCCTTGTCGTCCTACTTCAAGCCTCATTGCTATTCAGCTGCTCTTGCCAGGGCCGAGAGAGTTGTCAAACTGGGGTGTCagttctccacatctctctgcaAACCTCCACGGCGGTGGACACCCcatatgcacgtgtgtgtgtgtgtgtgagtttgggtGGTAATGCGTCGGCATGTGTGTACGAGCATGTATGTTCTCAGTAAGAACGCCGCGGACTACACCGGCGAGCCgtcaacctctcctctcctctttttctcaccctctcactctacctctccccttcctctcacgCTCACGCCATCTCCCCGGCAGATGCCATCTACTAGATGGAACGTCTGAGACACTGACTCCTCACTGTCATCTGGCTCATAGCTTTCCACAAACCTTAGCTACCATTCAACGAAACCATTTGGCCTTATAATAGATATTCTGTCATCTCGcagtctcaccctctctttagACTCAATTGCAGGCTGAATAGCAATTTAAATGCGGTTCACATTTATTTGAAATCTCATTAACGGGATAAGAGCCCAAAGAATGTGTTGTAAATAGAATATCTTTGCCACATGGATGAAACTGAATTTATTCATGATTAGTCTTTTCCACTTGGTGTGAAGGGAATATGacgtctgctgtgtgtcaggaGTCCGTCTCGGAAGCCTGTCCAATATCTCCACCACCCTCGGCTAAACGCCCACCAGCAGGACTGTCCTCATGGTTATGGAGATGAGATGCGGTGTTAGCGCTCCCACACCCTATACATACAGTTATGgaaatgtacaaatacagataTGGAAATGTATAACTGACAAAACACTATGTGTGCCTTCCTAGTTTGATAGAAGCCCAAGCCATTCAGTTGTTAACAATGTATGCTGATGTCCTGGCCTGACAGGACAGCTCCTCCAGAGTGACTAAACTCTCCTAAAAGAGTTTCCAGTAAAGgtcttgctttcttttttttgttgctttttttcctcgctctttctctatttctctatccaaactctcttttcttttctctctcactttttacATCCTTCTATCTatttgtctctctccatgtctttttctctctttctcatacactttctccctctctctcttctctttctcctcctataGTTCACCATATATCCTGTCCTCCCTTGGGCCTCGTTTCCCTAATGAGGAgccataataaataaataatgctgAAATACGGATGTAGACTTCTTCCAAACTGACATGGTTCACAAAGAGGCTGCTGAGGTACTGTaaatcacacagtcacactgggaCAGTGAcaccacagggtgtgtgtgtgtgtgcgtgtgtgtgttgcattcaAAGCACATGCTGAGAACCTGAGTTGTCACTGTCCCAGTACAACACAAACAACAGGGCTTTAAGGGAGGACAAAGAAACCTTTTAGTGACTGGGATTCAAAATAATTTGTTAAAATTAATTTTAAACAGTATGTACAATCATTTTAATGTATACATTatgtatgtatactgtatatatactgtatatgtatatgcatttagatagatagataaaacTGTCTTGCACAAAGCATAACTTTAAACACAGTAGAAGACAGTTTCTAAGCAACCTGTGTGGAGTTCTTCAGGCCAGAGAGACATTCTATGGACCTGCAGGAAGTGAAGATGAGTGTATAGATAGAGAATTGGcttatagaacacacacacacacacacacacacaagagcttCACTTACATTACAATGCACTCTTAAGCCTTTGGCTGCAGAGTAAAAACAATTTGCGAGAATGCAGCTTTTGATTATGATGGCAAATTCTTTACTGAATGCAATTATCTGGTCCATATGATCACCTTCTGTAACTCTGTGCTGTGGAGTTATTACATTGAGTAAATAGCATTAGAAAGCTTTGGAGCCAGTTAATCGATTTGTGTTGACATACTTGGATGATAGGTACAGTAGAGATGGGAGTTAGGATCACATTACTTATTGCACTGTCTGGACTTGATAAAGGACAGTCCTTTTCAGTTAATTGATCTCAATAACTTGTAGTGTATTCACCAAAGTGGCGAAATGGAACTGGATTAATTTGCAAGTTATAATAGTCTGAGGTAAAACCCCTGCCATGAGAGCAAACTGACATGATTAACGACGAGTCAATATTCACAAAACAGAAGTATGCCCATGGCAgaatggtgtgtatgtgtgtgtgtgtttctgtgtgtgtgtgcatgcgtgtctgtgtgtgttttctatcAGATGAATGCAGAGGTCATGCAGGGTGGGCTCATTAAAGGCAGGATTAACCTACGGGGGGTGAGGGCTCCACGACACCCCCAGGCACAGCCAGGTGGTAGAACAAGCCCTCCTCGGAGACACGCTTTATTAACCGACGCCAGTTTTCATTTCAGCACAGCTCACGCtgatgtgtctgtctgctgggcCTCCGTCGATCCTCCTGCTGTTCTCTTTATGATGCTGTAAATTAATCAATATGCTACACAGGACACAAAGGCTTCTGACTCAGTCTGGGTGAGTTATTGTGGTTTTTGATTACATTTTGAGCTGGCTGAAGACTGTTTATGCTAGTATGCTACTGATGGAGAAATGATGAGAGGGTACAAACATTTTAGTATCAATAATAAAGAGAGCTCGACAGTCATCTTCACTTAAGCGTCCTGACACACAATCGTTTGACACCAGTGCCATCTGCTGGTCAGTTCTCTCTCCTGCCAGGTGGCCCTGGTGTCAGGGCCTTCTAGGTGGATGACTACCACCAGTGGCCACTTGGTGGCATCCCTAAGGTGTTTATAAAACTGTAAGAAGACTTTCCTCTTACTTGCAGGTATTATTGTAACTGGTAACATTTCATGGTGTTGTTTGGGGAAATATATAAAGCATGTATTTGTTGAAAATGTTTTTGGCTTATGTTTTGTGATTCAGATATGAGAGGAACTGTATGTGGTGCATGTTCACAGTCCTGGGTGCAAGATTCCACTGATTGTTACGATATTGTTTTTCTGACTCACCTGTTACCAAGGTAACATTATTCCTTTGCCCTGCAGCCCTTCTGCATAAAGAGCTCTCAAACTGTCTTCTAATTTCAGCCAAACAAGTTTACAGTCCATTGCACACCCAGTTCACCTATGGTGTTTGTTCTGACACCAGACACCTGGGTCACAaagtcagacacacaaacacacacgggagATGACCAGGCTGTGCTAAATATGCTGGTCTGGACTAAGACTGTCTGATCTGGGCCTTCACCCTCAAAACCCTGTGTATGGATGGTAAAATGATGTTCCTATCTAGTGACTGATTTTATACACCCTGTATTGTATATCCGTCCTTAGTGTTTCATCAGCACTTGACACTTTCCCAAGGCAACGTCTTCCATCATGTTTGTCGCTGCTATCACCTTTTTGCATCATTCAAAGGGAAACGATAGTATCAAGGTAAGACTGAAACACGTTTAAACACAGTTTAACTGAAACAGAATGTCAGTCATGTATGCATGAGTATTCCTATCGGTTTGAAAAGATTTTCTAATATGTGGACCACTTGATGAAATGTGACAATGATTTAATCTTTTAAGAAGCACATCTTGCCAAAGAACAACACTTTCTTTATAATTTTTGAAATAGTGAAATGTCTCATGAGAATGGTCACAAAAACCGAGTAAATGGCTGGTTTGAGATTAAAAACCTCCAAAAGTGTGCACATGTATGGCAAAAAAAAgtgtaatatttttttaatatttgCTATAATGTGCCATATATGCTTTTTTTATTACTGTAATCATACAATACAATTTCTGAAAAAGATTTGCATTTCAAGATCATGGACTTCTACTGTATAACATGGAATGAACCATTTTGTTTGCTGAGCAATCAACAAAGACGTTTTAGCCTCTTGTCCTTGTTGTCCCCCATCAATTGTTTTTACCGAACAGTTTAGAAAGACTGAAAATGTCATATGCACAGTCTCTCTGAGTCCAGTATCCTCTGTGAAGACTGATTTCTTCTCATCTGACTTACACTTCTGACCACTGTCAGCACCCTACTGCATCTCTGGTCCAGTAGTCCTCTACTCCGTTCCTGGCTCGGGGGCCTAATGGTCTGTCCACAACAACCCTACGGCGGGGATGTCCAGCCTTTCTGAACATCCCCAACTTGTGTGAGCCTGGCTCACAGCAACCATTTACAATGAGGAGAAACTTTAGGAGCAACGGTTGGATATTCCCTACAGGCAGCACTTCCAGGGtggacaacagcagcagcagagctgcCTCAGTGGGTTCTTCTTCTTGTACCTGGCGGCCAGCTTGAACTTCTCATTGGTGACCACCACGTAGTCCTGGGTCTTCTCTACGTTGGTCTGGATGTGGTCGATGtagcccccctgctcctccaccagcaGGAACACATCCATGAAcagctccttcagctccttcatgTTGCTCTCCAGGTTCAGTAGCTCCTGGTTGAGGGGGACACAGTAAGATGGGGCTGTTAGTGAAATAAGTTATATTAGGCTCATTGATACAAAGTCTATTTCCCAAGGAATAATTTCAAGTTATCCATGAAAGTGGCTTCTTATTTATAGGATAAGCGTTTTTAAGTTGGGTAAATAGACCATCAGTAACGCTTTATCCCGATTAGTCCTGCAGTACCTTATGACGTTGTTCGATTTCAGACAGCTGTGTTCTGGTTATCTTGGCATCGTTCAGCAAATTCTCGTTGAAGACATCCCACTTCCCCGTAGCGACCATTTCATCTACTTCCTCCTCAGTGACCACACGTCCAGACACCTCCAGCTGCCGAACGATGAAGTGTTTACACCGCTCCTGCTTGGTCAGCAGGCTGTCGTTGTACTGGCGCATCACCTTTGAGCACGAACGATAGCAAATTCAACTTGGACTTTTCAGGAAAAACTAGAGTGTAAGGGAACTGTTAACAATTGTGGGTTCATGCATGCTAAATACGCTGTTGATGATCCAATCCCTCTAGTCAAAATTGTTCTGTAATTGCCATGCAAGCCAACCTGTTGGAAGCGTCTATGCAGTGCTGCATTTTGGGACTGTTGGATTCGTGTCACGGCTGCAGCCGGCCCGTGCTGTGCCTCTGTGCGTTCTGCCTGCTTGGAGAGGGCTTCTAGACGTCGATGTAGACTCTCAGCCTGCAGCTTGATGTCCCGTGTCACACCGCTCTCCTTCTTCATCACACTGAAGCGACGCATGGTGGCCACCAGGCTCTTCTGCTGCTGGCTGAACTTCAGCacctggagagaaaggagaggagatcaCAATCAAGTGACTTCTGCGTGTCTCGTGCGTGCTGCTGCATGGAGACTTTACTCACTTCCGTCTCCAGCTCGGTGAGGTTGTCACGGATGTGCTGGGCCTCGGACAGGAAGTTTTCCAGGACGGGTTCCTCTTCGAACATTACCGCCTGGGGAGCCATGACCCCGAGCCCTGGGTCCTCTGTTTCGTCCTCCCCTGGGAACGGGCTGTGGTCCTTCTCACTGCCAGCCTGTCGGAACTCCTGGGCCCTCTGGCGAAGCTCTGCCAGACGGTCCCTCATGTCAATGCCTTGGTGGAGCTCGCTCCAGAGGACACAGTCTCTCAGCAGAGTCCTCCTGGTGGAGCTCGCTCCAGAGGACACAGTCTCTCAGCAGAGTCCTCCTGGTGGAGCTCGCTCCAGAGGACACAGTCTCTCAGCAGAGTCCTCCTGGTGGAGCTCGCTCCAGAGGACACAGTCTCTCAGCAAAGTCCTCCTGGTGGAGCTCGCTCCAAAGAACACAGTCTCTCAACAGAGTCCTTCTAGTGGAGCTGGCTCCAGAGGACACAGTCTCTCAGCAGAGTCCTTCTGGTGGAGCTCGCTCCAGAGGACACAGTCTCAACAAAGAGGTATCCTGGTGGGACCAGACGATTTGTCTCTGAGTTTTACCGCTTTTTAAGCCCTGTAGTGAGGTAGATATAAGGTTAGATCCTTCTTAAATTCAACTGTTAAGTCTTGATTTTGGCCAGAGTTGGCATTCAATTCCTTGAGTGCACAATATGAACTCAAGTTTAGGCTACGGACTGTATTCTCGCATGTCAACTCAGAGCCAATGCTTAGTCATTGTTTATTTACACCATCATTCATGATGAATGTGTATATTGTCAACAATGATTAAGGATGTCTATGGCTGTTAGCCTTTGGTCCGCTGTGTAGCTCCATTTGTACCAGGCCTGGGAGAGATAGATGGGTAGCAGAGTTTATCTCTGACATCAGTGAATCAAGTTCAGCTTTTTTTCCCATGAGAAGTTGTGTTGTTTATGTTTGAGCGTTGAGGCATTTCCCTTCACCAGAGTCTGTCTCTGAAATAATGATTACCCTCAGAGCGGCGACCTTCTGATACACTCCCACTCTGACAGATCCCTCCGCAGTTTGGAATTAAACCAGACTTGTTGTGGCGCTGTGGCCGATGAATATTGAAAACATTTGAAATATGTCAAAGCAGTTTCTCGAAGTCATAAATGTAGCCCACACAGCAAATCTATGAGAAGCCTGGTAATCTCCAGTTGAAAACAGTTCTGTAAAGCAGGGTGCTAGAGATTAGATGTGCTTTTGTTACAAAGAGACTGAGGTTCCTTCTGAGGTCACAGTTACTTCCCCTTGTGTTGTGGCTTAACATAAATGACCCTAACCATGTGGGACTGATGTTCGGGTGCGGTAGAGATAGTGTTGGGCTGGAATGAAATGCTGCAAATGCAAACTATTTCATAACCCGATGGATTTTGAATAGAAAGACAGAATAAAAACAGTTaggtacgtgtttgtgtgtggtgtaacTATTACAATCTCCTCACAGGCAGAGCTTATGAATATAACTGTGGTCATTGTTCTCAGCCCTGAGACCTTAGCCATGGTAATACTAGGATTTGAGACCAACATGGTGGGTAGACCAACAACATTCTGAacccactttccctctctctttccctctttctcactctccttcCAACTGTTTCCCCCTCCCTTTTCTGTGTGTCCTACAAGGAGAGCTGTTTACAAAATTGCTCAACTCAGTTAAGGTGCAGTGTGACTTGATTTTCAGTTGAAAACTAAGGCAGGGACAAACCCATAGCAGTTCCCAGCCACAACTTGGCTCTGTTCATATGATCCCATGAATTCACCTGTCAGAGATTTTACGAGAGAACTGCCTGTGTTGACATTTCTCCCCTCAATGCAGGTGCACAGCCTAAAAAGGGAACAGCTAAATGGGCTGTTCCATCAGTAGATGTAGTTACGGAGAGTTATTTCTTCATTAGCTGTTTTCACAGTGTGTATTTACTACTTATTAGTTTTCTTCTTCACTTCATACTTTACACTTTCACATTAAATTTATCAAACGGTGTACGAGCTTTGAATCTACTGAGAAACGGTTGGATAACAACAGTTTGATTATTTGTTTTATTATATTTACCTTATGATTGTTGGTTGACTGTGAAGTTGCTTTTTTTAGAGGCTGCCCCTATTCAGAGTTGACCAGGAATAGAACAAGCACTTGATCCAATCCATGAGTCAAATATTCCTTGTTCAAATAAAGTCCTCTTGCTAAATATTTGCTCCTCAGATCATCCTTCAGTTTCTTCAAACTCTCTACTCCTTGCCACAGCCACAcattagtgtgtgagtgttttccGGGTTACACCTCCAAGTACAACAGTTAGTCAAGACTGTTACACTCACAGAACAACTTCTTCACTTCCCAGGGAAATCAGGTTCTGCCGGTGTCTGGCCACTCCCCTTTCTCTCAGAAAGACTTTCCTTCCACCAATCAGTCTCAGACTCCCCAGCTCATTCGCCTATCTGGAGAAGTGAAAGGTGAGGTGATTAAGTcaacaggagagagcagagcacaCTCCTGCTCTCATACGGTGAGGGGACAATAGCCTCGAACAAACAGTAGAGTCATGTATGGTGTCGAACAATAGAAGAACCCTGTTGTGTCTAGTGGATCAGCCCACCTGCTCCAGGCTGTACATTTCTCTGTGTGGAAGGCCCTGGTGTGGGGCCTATTGTGTTTCTCAGGCCTCAGCGGGCCTGTTGAGCACCTCTGACTGATTGTTTCTGACAGGGCCCTGAATTCCTGGAGACTTTTAGGAGGGAAAGGACATGGGGATAAACTCAACACACACTACCAAAAAGGCAGTTTGAAGTCATACAATTAGTGATTGAAGGGGTGGATTGAGTTGActtttaaaaacgttttttaaTGCCCCTGAGAATGTTAGTTTTCAATGAACTATTGACGAAGGAACATTGTTGAGTTTGtggtgtgataaaaaaaaaatcgtgGGATAGAATAAACCTAGAAAGAGGAGCTTATGACTTATGAGTGACTCGGTCATTACTTGCGgtttgtgttttgacaacaaaCAATAATTTTGcactgtatacacacaaacaagtagACATATTCATTCCCATTAGTGAATGACAGGAAGACTGATATACACCTCACAACCATCACCCTACTACATtaacccctctctttctctcttgttgcCTCCATGCATCTCAGGATAGCTAACAAGCAGGACCGCTACAAGGTTTTGGGACGGGAGAAACTGATGCAGCTTCTCTCACTGGATAGGCTCACCAAAATGTACAAATGCCCATGCAACGGTAAGTGCCTTTCTCAGAAGTTGTGACTTGCCGTTTCGAGACAGTGGACACGTCCATCAAAGGACTAAAGTGACTAATGGAGTGCATCTCTTTAGACTACCAGGTCTTCTGTGAGCGTGTGCAGATGGACACACAGAACCATAGGACCTTACAGGATCAAAATATACACAAGTAGCAGAGAAACCAGCGAAGAAGAGCGGAAGAATAAGACAAAGAGGAGCGAGGATAGGGGAAACTGTATGAAGTCAGGATCAGTAATATTGAACAAAATAGTGTTTGGTGTCAGGCAGGAGATAGAGGTAAAGGGAAGTAAGACAAGTGAGAAATAGAAAAGGAATTGTGGTAGGAATTCAATTTTGTTACATTCTCACTTAAGGTTGTAGTCAGTGTTGTTGAAGAACATTGTGTGATGCCTGTTTTGATACAGTACTCAGCAATCCACAGCACACAGAATCCATGTCTCACAGACAAACTGCCTCTGGAATAAAGACCTTGAGTTTGTTGTCTTGCTATGTGTGGGAGTTCAGTGTGCCCAGAGAAAATATGTTGTTTTCCTTTCCagtgaggaagagacagagagaaaaagaaaggaaaaaaaacaggagAGTTGTCAGATAACCAGGTCCTAAGCCGACCggacacaaacagaaaccaACCACCAGGCCCTGACAGAGGTCAACCTCCAGGTGCACCAGTCCAATTCccagacaaaataaaataataaaaaaaggttttcgGGAGAACTTCATCCCCATACCCAGTCACCCAAATGGACGCTACTGGAAAGACAGAAACAAAAGATCGCAAAATCTGCAATATCTAAACTTGGACCACGGTATTAATAAAACATTTAGTATAGCATTCATTTTTGTAAGATGATATCAATTCTGATAtaaagtatgtgtgtttactatcaatatatatatatggatatAGAGTGAAAAGCAACAGGAAATAtaagggaaagacagagggaaggCCATGCCCAGTTCCCTGCGCTACACAACCATAAAGAGTGAGCCACTGGGTTGCCCCTTGCTATCAAAATTGAAAAGGTAAAAGACCAGTTCTGCGCAGTCCGTAACACTTGGAGCACATCGCCATCTAGTGTCAAAGACGTGTTCCGCAACACAGCTCTCCGGTTCAACTGCATACATCCGAGTTAACATCAGATTCCACTCTGAGTCTACTCAGCGAGCAATAACACCATGTGCACACTGTCCAACTCAACCAGCGTGTTTATCTGTTAGGGGTGAAGAAGCTGATAGGGACTACAGGTATTTGGACAGTTCTTCCAAATGGTCAAAACAGGAGGGAAACATTGACATGCTACCCCTCCATACCTATTACCCCACCCCCAAAACCATAAATATTTGGCGTCGGTCCTGCCTCCTGACCCAGATCCCGGTAGTTGTTTAGCATACACAGAACAGAACTGTAGAGGAGGTCTATGCAGATCTGATGCAGTACAAAGGGAAACAAATGCTATTGTACCAAGGGTTGAGCTGTGTGTCCACCTATGAGGAGAGCAAacgcttgtgtgcgtgtgtgtctgtgtgtgtgtgtgtgtgtgtgagttcactcacacacacacactgatgcttGGATCTGTCAGCCTGTGATAAAGCTCTCTAGCTGTTTGCTCCATCACAGCTCAGGGATTTAAGGGAACGAATAAGCAAACACCTGGAGAAAGGTGCATTCTGGGAACAAACAGGGCAGAGTTGCCTCTATGCTAATCTCCCGCTGCACAATCAGGCGCATCAGGTACGAACAGGGTCG
The DNA window shown above is from Osmerus eperlanus chromosome 3, fOsmEpe2.1, whole genome shotgun sequence and carries:
- the stx19 gene encoding syntaxin-19; translated protein: MRDRLAELRQRAQEFRQAGSEKDHSPFPGEDETEDPGLGVMAPQAVMFEEEPVLENFLSEAQHIRDNLTELETEVLKFSQQQKSLVATMRRFSVMKKESGVTRDIKLQAESLHRRLEALSKQAERTEAQHGPAAAVTRIQQSQNAALHRRFQQVMRQYNDSLLTKQERCKHFIVRQLEVSGRVVTEEEVDEMVATGKWDVFNENLLNDAKITRTQLSEIEQRHKELLNLESNMKELKELFMDVFLLVEEQGGYIDHIQTNVEKTQDYVVVTNEKFKLAARYKKKNPLRQLCCCCCPPWKCCL